A stretch of DNA from Anopheles ziemanni chromosome 3, idAnoZiCoDA_A2_x.2, whole genome shotgun sequence:
GATTAGAAAGAGGACAGTCGACGAGCCTGGCGACGTGGTGGGCGGGGAAGGCTGGCTCCCGGGAGCGGGAGAAGACGATAGAAATCGGATTTTACGATAGGGTCAACGACGGCGGGACGACGCATCGATGCCGCGTGCATCATTTGAAATCGAAGGCAAACGTGCTGCTCACGCGTTTCTTAGTCGGCGTCATTCGATATCAAATCTTTATCGGAATCTCGACCGATTCTAGGATTCCCGAAACAAGGGAATTTGGGGTGCCGACAGCGTGAAAGCTCCTTAGAGTGGAAGACCTTCGCTAGAGGTCGCGGGATGAAAATAGACCCAGTGGAGTGTTCGTCAAACGCATCCATACGGCGGCATTCCAATCAGCCAAACCAGCCAACCACTCACACCAAGCGGATAATCACCGGGCGCAGAAGTTCACGAGGTTTATCGGCTTACGATCGGGGGCAGCAATTTTCTACGCTTTCGCCCTTTTCCTCTctgggcctttttttttttaataatcacGTGCGCGCGTTCTCTCCAACGCAaggaggagggagggagagaggaaGGGATGCAGGGGGTAGAATGGTAGAAAGTGATATTTTTCCGTCGCTGTTCAGTGACCCCCACCGGGCGGGCGAGCTCCGCCAGCTCGTGATGGTTGGCGTTctgataaaaatgtaaaaagacTTCAACCCGacgacaagcgacgaaccgccGGAAAGATGAGAAAACTGCCAGCCAAGCCGAAATTACATCGACaatgaaatcgaaatcgaaCTCCGTGTGTACGGGGTGGTACACCGTACTCCTGCCTTCCATCCCCCCCTCCGGCAGTCACGAATGAACCGACGAACGAATGCTGCCGTGAAAATCGAGAGTGAAAACTTCTCGCGTTGCGGAAGCACTTAGACCATTTTTGTGTGCATGCCGCGCGTGAGGGTTTTTAGGCTGGGCCTAAACACCCGTTCCCCCCCATTCGGCCTGGCGCCGTACGGAATTGGATGAATCGCAGCAAAGGCTCGGCATGGAGAAAACGATCGGCATGGGTTCGGTTCCAGCGTGAGGAAATCGAGATTAGGCAATAAACGTAAATAAATCGCCGAGTGGCGGATCTTCTCCGTATCGCACCCGAATCCGGGATGCGGTGGTCTACCGTTCGGTGGTCCGCTCCAAAACCGCCTTCGGCACGCATATCGCAAGCCCCAACTTTCTAATTGCAGCTTGCAAGTGTTAATTCAATGATTTGGCCAGGCCCCAGGCGCTTGCTCGAGTGACTTACTCTTACCCCGTGATGGATCGTCCTCTCCGCCCTACCCGCCTCTTCTTCCAGCGAGCCGCGATTAGATGGTAGCTGCTGATAACCCACCCCAGAGGGGCTGGCAAGACAAATACGGCCAACGGAAACGGGAGCACGGAAAAGCCGTCCGCCGGTTCGGTGCGATTGGGCAGTTTGCTCACGTCGTTCGCTCTAGTTCCGGACCTGAGTGTTGGGGGATGGGAGGGACGAGTCCACGACGAGTCGCGCAGTTGCGAACGGCCCTACTTTGCTTGCTCTTCGCTACCGCGCACTCCGTTTCGAGTTCATTAGCAACTGTTAGGTAATGGAGCGTACGCGCGAAGGGGCGTCTTTTGTTGCCTGTGGGAGAGGGAGGCGAGGCGCGGGAAATCGGCACGCCTTTTGCGCGTTTTACAATTATAAGCTGGCCACGGGCAGGTTGTACGTCCACCCGAGGCGGATGCTTGCTCTTCTGAAGGATTTGTAACATCCTCTTTCACATCCAGATCAAACAAACCCAGTTGGGCGAAATGAGGAACATTGgaggatttttttattatcatttactTTTGGAATCAACATACATCTGTATTGTAGGTCTCCGATCCTTAAACTATGGTAATTGCATCCAAAAAGTATTCAATTCGATTGGATATGATTGCGAATTTGGTTTGATCTGATTTCTCTTTTATGTCACAACATTATTCGTCTCATGTTTGAAGTGAACTTCAGATTAAGGTCTAAACATTCTTCAACATAAGAAGGGAAAAGCCGTACTTGGAAGTACTTAGATAGGAAGATAAGCTTATGATAAGCCTCGCGGGGCACCGGGATAGAGTCAGCTAATGTTCCGAAGCAGAGCAAACACCACGAGCCCCGCTTCCAATCGGGCCCCGGCCACTCGATGAATGAAAGTATGTAGCGCCGGAATTGATTTTTGAGCgaaggcaaacaaataaacagtcACGCCGGAACAGTCAGCATCGCTAAAAGATGGACACTTTCTCCCATTTCATGCGTGCCGCAGGGGCTGACTCAACTGCGCTCGTTCAATTATGAGCAGGTATTCGAAGTCTGACCTTCCGCACGGCTTTGCGACTCCAGTGCGGTGAAACGCGGTTGGGTggtgggattttgtttttttttttttggttccctGTTACCGTTACGCTGTTTTTCTCTTGCTTGTCTTTTTCCCGGCGCACAGCTCTCGGCGAATCGGATGAATGTGAATTCGATTCGGTTTCGCGTTCTCGGATGCggatgggaggaaaattggtggtgatgatgatttacaattttaattttggcaTCGACTTTTGTAGGTGAAATTGGAAACGTTTATTTCGGATATGTATATTTCCATTGTCCGCGGAACCGTATGAAGCAGGAATGTATAATGCACTCGAGTTAGCTAATGAGAAAGCTGTCTGTTTACACACGTTTTTGTAAGAAAATTGTCGGGTGCTTTGGAAAATGTATGtgaattttttaataattttcatttttttattattcattcaaaaaaaggaaaaatactttttttcaattgaatgAAGGTAAGATTAATAGGAGCATACGACATCCAATTTGTaatattgaataaaacatgatAGCGCGGGGACCCAAAGAAAGCCAgacatttcattcaaaatcacACATTACCCAATTACGTTTTCCCGCGCCCTCCCCGCGTCAATCCCTGtaacctgtttttttttcttctgctcgaCCCACATTTCCATGCCATTCCGTTCGGCTGCGAATTCCAAGCGATGGTCACGCTACGGAATTCCATCGAaacgcatcatcatcatcaccatcgtcgtcgttgtcgccaTCTTcgccccttttttttcttgtcaccGGAATCAATCGCGCACCGCATCGGTTATCGGTAGGAAACAAGAAGAATATCACCATCAGCCATCAGAAGACGGAGACGTCTcgtcaaacacacacacacaatcgagACGGAAGACTCCAACGCTTTCTCCAGCGCTTCTTCCGGCGACGAAACGGATGGGAATTTTAGGGTTCGTCGCTCGGTTTCTCACCGTTTATAATCTTTTACAGCCGGCCGGACGGGGCGCAGGACAGGGGATGGGGTGGGGGTTggaataaaaatttgaaaaccaAATGCAACACTAACAGCGAGACCATTTGGAAGGAAGGCAGGGAAAGGCGCTCGCGATGGGAAAATAATGGCAAAATgaaacacttttgtttgtaGGACATTCCGACCCCGGGACTCCCATCAGCTCAATGTTTCCGTTGTCTTAAGTAATGCTTCATCCTGGATATCCTCCCCATCTTCTCCCCGCCCCGTGCTGCCCTCATGCTCGTTGAAGTatttcccccctttttccccctcgATCGATCTTGGCCGCCTTGCTGTTTGAGATGGTTCgtgtaaatattttcctttgtCACACTTAATTTGGCCATCGGAATATCACACGCCGAGCATACGAGCTTCGGAGCTTCGGGCgagaagaaaagtgaaaacggTCGACTACCACCCGGCAGGTCCTGTTGCATTCGCGTGATTTGGTTGTGGTTGAGGAATTCGTCGGCGGATACGAAACCGATCCGGgtttctgttgttttcctCCTTGCCTTGCTACCTGCTTCCTCACGCCGTTTAGTCACATTGCGTCACATTAATTTTTGCAAGGCGCGCGAGGTGAATCAGAGAAATGCTCGCCTTCCCAAACTCCCGGTAGCATCACATCTTGGGAGGTTTGCAAAGGATGCCAGCGGACTGAGGGGAGGGTTTTGGGTGGGTAAACCCCGAGGGGCCGGATTTCGCACTTCTGTCttagtgtgtatgtgtgtgtgtgtgtgtgggtccATCCGGAGGGAAAGTGGTGGATTAGGTCAccggaagaacgagaaacggcGAAGCCAATTGCAACACTTGCGTCGGACACATGTTCGACACATTCGCCTTGTGAGCAACCTGTCACCGCCACCCATCTCGCACaccctgcgtgtgtgtgtgtgtgtggttgtcaAGGAGAAAGAAAGTGTCAGGTTGTCACGTTCCCTGCGTTTCCCGCGTTCTCAAACCCTCCACCCTCCAGAGCGGATATCTTCGATCGCGTTTCGATCTTCTGTTCGATAGTTCGAGCTTTTGGAGGTTTCTTTTCTTGGCGTTTCCTTTCGGTTCCATTTTAACAGCTTCCCAGTCCGGTTGGGAGGGGGTCGTGCGTgcgcgttcggttcggttcgtgtCATCGGCATCTTGATGGCCGGATCGGGATGGGAATGCCAACAGGGACACCAGGAGTTAAAAACAATACAACCAAAGCCGGGTGGACCCGAACGGTGCCCGAATGGCCAAACGGGGAGCCTGGGCGACGCcagatacacacactcacgcgcacacacacgcacagacaCATATACAAACAATCTCCCACAGACTCCACCCGCGAGCTTCCCGAATCTCACGCCGCGATGCTTCGGATCGGATTGGCTTTCTTCCGTAGCGCACCAGCCAACCTCCTGCCAACCCCCGCCCTTGCCCGGCCCTTTCTGGCCAGTTCGTTggctttctttccctttttctccttcccacCACGCCCGATCACGTGCGCTATCCTGTTCTTCTTTCGATTGTTCCTGCGCCACCTGATCGTCAAGCATCGGCTCACTTTCTTCGCATCTCTCACTCGCTCTTGCTCCAACCGATTGGCCAACCTCctgtcccccctccccccacttATTGCTTCCTTTTcgagcatcatcatcgtctttAGCCCGTCGTCTTCGGTCGCGAGAGCTTTATCACTCGCGCACGCGTGCTCTCTCGCGATCTCGCGATCTCGGGCCTTTTAAGACACCGTGTTCATCTCTCCTCGCTCGCTTTCTTTCTCCGCTCGGCTTTTCTCCATCTCgtgtttctttcattttcttcgccaCCACGCTGCATCTCTCCGTCTCCGGCGCgttggatttaaaaattatttaacatAATATCTTGGTATTACAATTTATCATCAATCTCGTTGTTTGAAGAAGCgatcttctgctgctgctgctgctgggtgtgtgtgcgcgctcgCGTGCGTGTGCGAGCGTCTTCGTGCTCGCGAGAAGCCGGAGATTTGTGGCTCGGGTTCGGGGCTCGGgggagtgtttttctttttgtcggTCGCTATAAAAGGGGTTACAGCATTCGGATACCGGCACAATTCATTAGCGAACGTTGCAGACAGACGAACTGTAGCTAAATAGGCTCCGCCCGAAAACCGAAGTGTGAACCGAGCAAGTGATCGTGATCGAAACAACCCAACGCCACGAGTGTCCTTTTTGTGTCCGTACAAAAGGAACGCAACGAAACCGCGCCACGCACAGTGCAATTTGTTTGTtcgaaagcagcagcagcagaatgaAAGTGTTTATCGCAGTAGCCGCCCTTCTGGCCGTGGGCATGGCCGCCCCGGCACCGGCCGAGCAGGGCTCCAGCCCGAGCGGCGGAGCGTTCAACATGATGGCCAAGTACTTCGGCTCCTGCCTGGACAGTGACGAGATGGGAACCTGCTTCGCCGTCAAGGGCATTACGGCGCTGAACCGTGCCGCCCGCGCCGCCAACATCGAGCTCGCCCCGGGTGTCACTTTCGCAAGGTGATCTTTAAGTGTTGCCATTCCTCACCCGGTTGAGGTCGATCCGGATCTCAGTGTTTTCCTGTTCCTGTAGTGTGTTTTAGTTTGAGAGTGCTTAAGCAAAGGACCCAAGGATCTAAAGACCTTTGAAAagcagtgtttgaatgttCAGTAAAGGGATTAGAATTCAATACATGTTTAGTTCTCTGATGATGGTGGCCAAAAGTGATAAAACTCCTCCAGCTTTTAGTTGACAGAAGTCTCAAAATGATTCCCAAGCGAAGAGATACATAAGATTGTTGAAATCTACGCACTTTTCACTTCCATTACGAATTTCCTATTATCGAGGGTGGAACTGGGTGTTTTAAAATCTAATTCTATTTATTTGCTATACATTGCATATTCATTTTGAGGGTATTGAAACTTATGTGCTTATCCcgatggtttctttttcatcaGAAAATCAGCAGAAAATCTACTTAAGAATTTCACAAATCACGAGTGACGCAATACTTAATAGTTTTCGATCACAATTTTGGAATGGAATATTCGTTTctttataattaaaaaaaaaaaaaaacacacgatgAACCacgaaaatgaaaggaaaatgctGAAGGGATCTGTTTGAAACCCATTCAAAAGATTTAGTGCCAGAATTATATCGTTTTAATCTcatcgttttaaaaaaatcaacagagACCCGGCGGTCCCGACCGAGCGCACCGGAAAGGCCATCTCGGAGAACGAAATCATCAGCACGCTGCCGGCCGACGCCGACCAGAAGAGCGACGCCCTGTTCGATCTGGCCATCGATTCCGCCAAGCGCCTGTTCAGCGCCCGCTCCATCACGTTCAAGCTGCCGGAGGAGACGACCGAGAACATCGCCCGCTCGCTGGAGGAAGGTAGACTGCTGAAGAAAGGTGCGTACCGTGTCCGACTGCGTCCCAAACTAACCGCCCGCCCTTCCCTCCGTTTGcttgtttccgttttccccaCCCGTTTCGTTCCCACCTACCCCGAATGCCGTGTGTCGTAACACTTCCGATCCGCTAACAACCACCCGCTAACACCAACAACCATCGTCTCCCCGAACGTCGTCGAACTCGCCCCACCGGTTCCGGACCCCCCGTCTAACACCCGGCCACCCGTCGCGTCTCGTCGGCGTGCTTCGCTTCCATTTTCGCAGGCAAGAAGCTGAAGAAGGTCCTCGGCCCGCTGGTGCTCGCCCTCGGCGGCAAGCTGTTCGCGCTGCTGCCCCTGTTCCTCGGTGCCGTCGCCCTGCTCGCCGTCAAGGCCCTGCTCGTCTCGAAGGTCGCGTTCGTGATGGCCGCCGTGCTGGCCGCGCAGAAGTTCCTTGGCGGAGGCGCCGGTGGTTCTCCGCTGAACCTGCTCTCAAAGGTCGCCGGAGGTGGCTCGGGAGGTGCCGTCGTCGGTGGCGGAGCCTCGGCCGGTGCTGGCGGATGGTCGTCCGGTGCTAGCGCCGGCGGCTGGTCGAACGGCGGTGCCGCCTCGGCCCAGTACCCGTACGCCCGCAGCTACGACACCGCCCAGGAGCTCGCCTACAGCGCTCAGGCCCCGTCGCAGTAAGCCCTCGGAAGCCCTCGGAAGGGTTCCCCACCCGCAAGGAGGGAGGACAAGTAGAAGGAGGGGAAACCGAAACACTTGATCAAGCACCAGCACATCACCTCCATTCCAACGCCATCTGATGGACGATGCATCCTTCTTAACGCTTTCCGCCGACATCGACAGGAACCGATCGACTCCGCagcatctctctctctctctctctcgactGTATTTTCCTCCACTATCGTCGTCGTTGCCTTCTTTCTCACTTCTCTCATCCATCGACTTCGCCCCACTTTCGCCTTCACCCTTTTTCGAGGCCAATCCTTCGGCCCGCCGTATCTTCTCGCTTGCACGACGAACAAACATACCGATGTCTAGTCTTCCTGTTGCATGGGCCGTGGCTTTCGGGGTCGTCCTCGACAAACGCGAGAGGAGGTTGAGACACGCAAATCGCGAGCCCAATTCCGCCAGCAATTAACAGAGTGATGCGCAGCGGCTCGAGACGACGACCAGAGCATCACGCTTATTGGTGCGTCATCATTACTCCTTCCCACTACACCAAAGCGCCTGCACGCACGCACCCCCACCTCCGCCACACAGCACCCTACACCCCTCCACGAAGCCTGAGAGCGGACTCTCATCAGCACACGAATGGCATCGAGTATCCGGATGTCCGTTTATGTAAATACACCGACCAAAAGCCGATCGAAGCGCTTCGCCTTTCGTGGATGCCCGGGTTGGGCGCTGGCAGGGTGCGGAGTTGCGGTCCATTTGGGGTGGGAAGGTAGGCCACCAgctttctcttctcttcttctcttcttcacCACAACGCGCCTCCTGTCGGGCGGCACATTTTTCCGCATcgttcaacaaaacaaacgctcTACCACACTTCATCTGCATTTGTTCGGATAACGCACCCCGAACCCTACCTCTTAATGCTGCTCTTCATCAATGGGGGCCCCGCGCGCATTATGTGCGGAGCCTTTGCGCGTGTTAGCGAAGGCTtcagcgcacacacacacgcgcgtgcGCGCCTCCGCCGCCACAGCGTCTACCGTACCATACCTTCACCGAAGAAAAACCCTACTCGTAACGAACTGCGCCATTTCGGATCGCTTCGGTACCGCGAGCCCACCGGGGGGGAAGGGAGCGCCGGCAAGGTCGCGTCTGGATCCCGATCCTGCCACCTTCCCGGGCCGATTTTTTCACCCCTGGTGGGAGTCACGAAGCGGTTCGCATTTgtcttcaaacatttttttttgtagtgttTAGTAACTTATTATATTACCGAGTATCGAGTGTGGGAGGATAGAAAAGTGTAGCGCGCGAgggacaaacaaacacaccaatcgagacacaaacacagacacaaaaaccagaaacgaacgaacgttgtgtagttaatttatttttatttatgtaattaaattattgaaaaagtaaaaggaaAAGCTTAACACAAAACCAGGTAAATCAGGTAGGAAAAGGTTCACaatagaaaagttaaaaaaaacaaaacaaaaacacacaatgcAAAAATAGACACACCGCTACCGCCTAGCCTAGCAGCACAGTGAGTAACAAACCGAGGAGACAAAACCGAAAGCAAACACTTGCACAGACTAAGAACGGCACACCAGAGTTAACCATTACTACCTAGCAGATCGGTACGCAACCGAAACAGGAAGCAGTCCTACATAGGAAGGGGTTTGCAACCCTTCGATCGCCCGCGTCGCGTTTGGCGATCTTTAGTTGTTCAAAACCAAACAGATTTCCCAGGGTCAATTAAACGAAGCACTCAGCTATTAGGTCAGGTCGAGCATACAATAGATTAAATGAGAAGAAAAGCTAAATGGTACACAAAACAAGCGAATGCAAGCATCGAACGTATATACAAAGAACCAGCAAAAACGCACATTCACATGCCAGTAATAGACTATTgtcagcagaaaaaaaaccgtaataaaaataaaaaagacttattgaaaaaaaaacaaacaacccatTCGTTTATTTGGCACATAAACCCACAACGATTAGGTTTTTCGTGAGCACCAATTGGACTACTTCCGCCCTCCGGGGGCATCAGCAGCATCTTGCAAGTTGTTCTtccgaaaacggaaaacctgCCGAAAGCGCCGaaacgttttcttttatttccgaCCGAACGGCAACGAGGCTTGAGAGTTTTGAAACCGAGACGACACACTCCACTGATAGCTCACGGTGTCCCAGATACTTGCCAAATGGTGGCCCGATGCCCGATGGGTTCGTTCGGTTCGCGTACCGCCGGAAAGACGAAAATGATTGACAGCACTGTTGActtaactgtttttttttcttctccccctGTTGGGGGTTGGGAGGGAACGCGTTCCCAGGGTGGTGgcttcgtttcttttcttcttcgaaaACAGACGGTGCCACTTGCCCCGTGGTGCCGAGTTTGGAGTTCCGAATTTCTTTTTTAGCACGTTCGGTGAAATTGTCACAAATTCGTGCGATAGCgaaggcaggcaggcaggcagacAGAATCCTCCCCGGGATCGCCGAGCGGTGATAGGGTTTAATGGTACGCTAAATGGAAACCGGAGTGATTCGATTAGAAGATACGAAAGGCACCACCAGCGATGAATCGGGCTCGAAGCGGAGGATGTGATGGTTTATTTGGGGGCAACCATTATGTTGCTccggttgttttatttttctctctcccactTTGGGGAGGGAAAGTGTCACTCCGCCGCATTGTGAGGCCCCACAACAAGGCACAACGGCGTGGAGatgttttcataattttgGGAAAATATTTACGCATCTTCCTTCGCCGGTTTCCCAGCGCAGCCTGAGAGCGTGGGGTTTCTTTCccccgttttcttt
This window harbors:
- the LOC131288532 gene encoding uncharacterized protein LOC131288532, coding for MKVFIAVAALLAVGMAAPAPAEQGSSPSGGAFNMMAKYFGSCLDSDEMGTCFAVKGITALNRAARAANIELAPGVTFARDPAVPTERTGKAISENEIISTLPADADQKSDALFDLAIDSAKRLFSARSITFKLPEETTENIARSLEEGRLLKKGKKLKKVLGPLVLALGGKLFALLPLFLGAVALLAVKALLVSKVAFVMAAVLAAQKFLGGGAGGSPLNLLSKVAGGGSGGAVVGGGASAGAGGWSSGASAGGWSNGGAASAQYPYARSYDTAQELAYSAQAPSQ